The genomic interval ACGCGCTGCGGAGCCTCCAGCAGGCCGGTCTCCGGAACCTCCACTACCTGCCGATGTACTGCGTGCCCTCGGCGCATCACCCGGTCGCGCCGACCGACGACGAGGTGCTCCGCTGGGGTTCGCCGGTGTCGTTCGTCGGCAACCGCTACCCGTACCGCGAGCGGTTCGTGCGCGAGCTCACCGGGTATCCCCTGCGGCTCTGGGGGAACGGCTGGTCCGAGACCGGCGATCCCGCGATCCGCGCGCTCGCGGGGCCGCCGGTGTGGGGTCACGAGAAGCTCTGCGTCTACTCCGCGTCCACGCTGTCGCTGAACCAGCACCACCCGATGAACGACATCGTCGGCGTCAACACGCGCACCTTCGAGCTCGCGGCGGCGGCCGCCTGCCAGGTCGTGGACCTGAAAGACGACCTGCGCGACCTCTTCAAGCCGGGCGAGGAGGTCGTCGCGTATCGGGACCTCGGCGAGCTCCGCCGCGCGCTCGACTTCCACCTGGCCCACCCCGACGAGGCGCGCGCGATCGGCGCCAACGCGCGGCGGCGCGCGCTCGCGGAGCACACGCTGCGCCACCGGATCGAGGAGATCCTCGCCGCGGTGCACGAACGCTTCGGGGGGCGGGCGTGAGCGAGTCGCTCGCGCGGAGCCTCGTCTGCATCGACTGCGGCGCCGACCACGCGCTCGGCTACCGGCTCGAGTGCGAGCGCTGCCGCGGCCTCCTCGAGCTCCACTACGACGTCGCGCGGCTCGCGAAGGCCGGCCCGGCGATCTTCTCCGGGACCGGGCTCTGGCGCTACGCGCCGGTCCTGCCGATCGCGGACCCCGTCCACCGCGTGACGCTCGGCGAGGGCCAGACGCCGCTCCTCGACTGCCGGCGCCTCGCGCGGGACCTCGGCGTGCGCCGGCTCCTCGTGAAGTACGACGGGCCCAACCCCACCGGCACGGTGAAGGACCGCTCGTCGGCCACCGCGGTCGGCGCGGCCCTCCAGTTCGGCTACACGGCGACGTCGGTCGTGAGCTCGGGCAACGCGGGCTCGTCCATCGCCGCCTACTCGGCGCGTGCGGGGCTGCGCTCGCTCATCTTCGCGTACGAGCGCGCCTCGGCGCCGAAGCTCCTGCACATGGCGGCGACGACGTCGGATCTCGTCATCTACAAGGGCGTCTACGACGATCTGATCTCGCTCTGGGACCGGCTCGTCGAGGAAAAGCTCTTCTTCGACTGCGGCGCCTCGCGCAACGCCTACAAGCAGGAGGGCAAGAAGACGCTCGCCTACGAGATCGCCGAGCAGACGGGCTTCGTCCCGCCCGACGTCGTCGTGGCGCCCGTCGCCGTCGGCGAGACGTTCATCGCGACGGCGCGCGCGTTCCGGGAGATGCGTGAGGCCGGCTGGATCGCGAAGGCTCCGCTGATGGTCGCGGCCCAGGCGACGCGCGCCAATGCCATCGTCCGCGCGTTCCGCGAAGGCGGTGCGATCACGCCGCTCAAGATCGGCTACACGGTGGCCGAGGGCCTCGCCGCGGGGGACCCGGGGAAGAAGGGCGCCTGGGTGCTGCGGCTCCTTCGCGAGCAGAAGGGGCTCGCGGGCGACGCGGAGGACGCGGAGATCCTCGAGGCGCAGCGCCGGCTCGCGCGGACCGAGGGCGTCTGGGCCGGGCCCACGGGCGTCGCGACCCTCGCCGTCCTCGCGCGTCTCCTCGCCGCGAAGCGGCTCGACCCCGCGCAGACGATCTGCGTCATCGTGAGCGAGACGGGGCTCAAGACCGAGGCCGAGCCGCCGAGCCGCGCG from Candidatus Methylomirabilota bacterium carries:
- a CDS encoding glycosyltransferase; amino-acid sequence: MRWLIVLPFERPGLMGMDFADELRALGHEVRTFEYRKDNPLYKNRGTKAAYQIWILRRLERLCLAWRPSLVLVVKGGPITPGLIRRVKTRVDTLFLNFFPDNPLWMLPFEAIEAYDLFFTKERYALRSLQQAGLRNLHYLPMYCVPSAHHPVAPTDDEVLRWGSPVSFVGNRYPYRERFVRELTGYPLRLWGNGWSETGDPAIRALAGPPVWGHEKLCVYSASTLSLNQHHPMNDIVGVNTRTFELAAAAACQVVDLKDDLRDLFKPGEEVVAYRDLGELRRALDFHLAHPDEARAIGANARRRALAEHTLRHRIEEILAAVHERFGGRA
- a CDS encoding pyridoxal-phosphate dependent enzyme is translated as MSESLARSLVCIDCGADHALGYRLECERCRGLLELHYDVARLAKAGPAIFSGTGLWRYAPVLPIADPVHRVTLGEGQTPLLDCRRLARDLGVRRLLVKYDGPNPTGTVKDRSSATAVGAALQFGYTATSVVSSGNAGSSIAAYSARAGLRSLIFAYERASAPKLLHMAATTSDLVIYKGVYDDLISLWDRLVEEKLFFDCGASRNAYKQEGKKTLAYEIAEQTGFVPPDVVVAPVAVGETFIATARAFREMREAGWIAKAPLMVAAQATRANAIVRAFREGGAITPLKIGYTVAEGLAAGDPGKKGAWVLRLLREQKGLAGDAEDAEILEAQRRLARTEGVWAGPTGVATLAVLARLLAAKRLDPAQTICVIVSETGLKTEAEPPSRAGAAFDYDSLRRLVTERLR